The sequence GGATGTGAGGCGACGCCGAGCGGGGCGAGCGGGCAATGGACCGCGAAGCTGCGATGGCCAAGGCTCAGGCGGCGTAAATCCGGCGGTCGTGCGGGGAAGGACAGCGTTCTTACCTGGGGAGATCTCGCTTTACGCCTGAAAGGGCGACCCCGCGAAGGCGGTGGAGCGAGAAGTCAGCCAAGGCCGTAGTAGTTCTGCAAAGGGCGAAGGGCCAAACGGACCGTTAGTCCATTTCCAACTGAGGCGTCACATCTCAGGTCTTCGAATCCGCCGTGGCGATCAACGACCTCGTCTACGACAGTGTGTACGAAACGAACCCGACGCCGACGGGCTGCGAGTAAGTTACAGACTGGGGACACGCGTCGCGAGGCGGGTTGCATGTCCCCGGCTTTCCGCGCGTCGGCATCGCCCGCCGAGAAACGACCACGGCGCAAATGGCTTGTCCTCTTGTTGAGCTTGTGGCGCGCACAGCGAATCCCTAAGATTCGCAGACACTCCCACCTTCGCGCGTCGGGGAACGATGAACGAACCGTCCGGTGCCGGATCGCGATCCGAGGTCCTGATCGTCGGCGCGGGCGTGTGCGGACTCACCCTGGCTTATCAACTGGGCAAGCAGGGACGCCGCGTAACCGTGCTCGAACGCGAGCCGGTCGTCGGTGGGCTGGCGAGAAGCTTTCGCTACCCCGAAGGCTCGTTCGACGTCGGTCCGCATCGCTTCCACACGCACAATCAGCGCATCCGCGATCTCATCCTCGAGGTGCTCGGCGACGATGCGCTCACGATCCCGCGCCTGTCGATGGTGCATTTCCGCGGGCACTATTACCGCTGGCCGATCCACCCGAGCGTGCACCTGCTGCGTTTTCCGCTGCCGATCATGCTCGGCATCGCGTTCGATCTGGTTTTTCGGCTCTATCGCCGCCATCCCCCGCGCACGTTCCGCGAATACGTGCTCAACATGTACGGCAAGACGCTCTACCGGGAGTTTTTCCGCGACTATTCGGAAAAGTTTCTCGGCATCACGCCCGAGGAGACCGACGCCGACTGGGCCAAGACCGGCATCGACCGGGCTATCATCGACGAGCGGCTGAAGATCAACACGCTCTGGGAACTGCTCCGATCGATTTTCGTGCGTCCGAGCGACGTCGAGACGAAGTTCGTGTACGCGCGCGGCGGTACGGGTGGCTACTGCGACAAGCTGCGCGTGCTGATCGAACGGAAGGGCGGGCGCGTGCTCACGGGGCGCGCCGTGACGGGGTTGGAGACCGAGGACGGTCGTATTCGCGCGATGATGTGCGGCGACGAACGCCACGAGGCCGATCGGTTCGTTTGGACGGCGCCGATCACGCTGCTCGCGGATCGAATTGGCGTTGATCTCGCGGACGCGCCGGGTCCGGGGCTGCGTTATCTCGACATTGTGTTCTTCAACATCGTGACGAAATCCCGCTGCGGACCCGATTTCCAGTGGTGCTATTTCGGCGAGAAGGGCATCTCCTTCAATCGCGTCTCGCGGCCCGAGGACTTCGACCCCGGCATCTTCGCGCGAGGTCACGGCCTGTGCGTCGAGGTTTCCGCGCCGATGGGGCGGGATGTTTGGCAAAACCAGGACGAATTGCTTCCGCGGATCACGAGCGACCTGATCCGGGTCGGTCTGCTGCGTTCGCCAGGTGACGTCGAGGCCGTGCACATCGAGCGCGTCCCGGAGTGCTATCCCATCTACGAGGCGGGCTATCGGGCGCGGCTCAAATGGGTGCGCGAGCGGCTCGGGCGTTTTGCCAACCTGACGACCGCCGGGCGAACCGGCATGTACTGGTACAACAACATGGACCACTCGATCGGACTGGCGATGAAGCTCGCCAAGGACGACCTCGCCACGGTGCCTCCCGGCGAGGACCCGCAAACCGTCTGATTCCCCCCAATTCTCGAAAAATCAAGGATTTA comes from Deltaproteobacteria bacterium and encodes:
- a CDS encoding FAD-dependent oxidoreductase, yielding MNEPSGAGSRSEVLIVGAGVCGLTLAYQLGKQGRRVTVLEREPVVGGLARSFRYPEGSFDVGPHRFHTHNQRIRDLILEVLGDDALTIPRLSMVHFRGHYYRWPIHPSVHLLRFPLPIMLGIAFDLVFRLYRRHPPRTFREYVLNMYGKTLYREFFRDYSEKFLGITPEETDADWAKTGIDRAIIDERLKINTLWELLRSIFVRPSDVETKFVYARGGTGGYCDKLRVLIERKGGRVLTGRAVTGLETEDGRIRAMMCGDERHEADRFVWTAPITLLADRIGVDLADAPGPGLRYLDIVFFNIVTKSRCGPDFQWCYFGEKGISFNRVSRPEDFDPGIFARGHGLCVEVSAPMGRDVWQNQDELLPRITSDLIRVGLLRSPGDVEAVHIERVPECYPIYEAGYRARLKWVRERLGRFANLTTAGRTGMYWYNNMDHSIGLAMKLAKDDLATVPPGEDPQTV